From a region of the Hymenobacter jejuensis genome:
- a CDS encoding isoprenyl transferase, producing the protein MAARSEIDSQNIPTHVAVIMDGNGRWAKKKGGLRIFGHQNAITAVRDTVEAAAELGVRFLTLYAFSTENWARPAHEVSALMQLLVHTIRQETPTLLKNSINLKAIGDITSLPASCQRELSEAIELTKEGARMTLVLALSYSGRWDLAQAARRLSQDVAAGRLLPEAVNEATVAGYLATAGMPDPELLIRTSGEQRISNFLLWQLAYTELYITDLLWPDFRREHFYDAIQAYQRRERRFGKTSEQITVS; encoded by the coding sequence ATGGCCGCCCGGTCCGAGATAGATTCCCAAAATATACCCACGCATGTTGCCGTTATAATGGACGGCAACGGCCGTTGGGCCAAGAAAAAAGGTGGATTGCGCATTTTTGGTCACCAGAATGCCATCACTGCTGTGCGTGACACAGTAGAGGCGGCAGCGGAACTAGGTGTGCGGTTTCTAACGCTTTATGCCTTTTCAACCGAAAACTGGGCACGACCTGCGCACGAGGTTTCGGCCTTAATGCAACTGTTGGTGCACACGATCCGGCAGGAAACGCCCACGTTGCTTAAAAATAGCATCAACCTCAAAGCTATTGGCGATATCACTAGCCTTCCGGCATCGTGTCAGCGTGAACTGAGCGAAGCTATTGAATTGACTAAGGAAGGCGCCCGCATGACATTAGTGTTGGCGCTGAGCTATAGTGGCCGGTGGGACCTGGCCCAGGCGGCTCGGCGACTTAGCCAAGATGTAGCGGCTGGCCGGTTATTGCCCGAGGCAGTAAACGAGGCTACCGTAGCAGGCTACCTAGCTACCGCCGGAATGCCTGATCCAGAATTGCTTATCCGGACAAGCGGAGAACAACGCATCAGCAACTTCTTGCTGTGGCAGCTTGCCTACACCGAATTGTATATCACCGACTTGCTATGGCCGGACTTTCGCCGTGAGCATTTCTACGACGCGATTCAGGCTTACCAGCGTCGGGAACGGCGCTTTGGCAAAACCAGTGAGCAGATAACCGTCTCGTAA
- the porG gene encoding type IX secretion system protein PorG: MTNSVLRLTLLACFVHAGSVFFASSAIAQNTSEIGIGIGGLNYKGEISPNYQFQNNRPALTVFYRKDISAPVTLRGAFTGGFLRADDANVNGINGKQAPLSTYRNANMKGHLLELSGVLEYNFFDYHYRKDKSHFTPYVFVGLAGFYTKTTTESRFDKRQGSLLNFAVPAGLGFKIGLSEHWNLGLEAGARKTFTDQIDHLSDQDATYANKHDMDWYFYNGVSISYTFFKIRCPDQYKRNPKLLK, from the coding sequence ATGACGAATTCGGTTCTCCGTTTGACACTCCTTGCTTGCTTCGTGCATGCAGGGAGTGTTTTTTTTGCCTCTTCCGCTATTGCTCAGAATACCAGTGAGATAGGTATTGGAATTGGCGGCCTGAATTACAAAGGCGAAATCTCTCCCAACTATCAATTTCAAAATAACCGTCCGGCGCTCACTGTTTTCTACCGGAAGGACATTTCAGCACCCGTAACGCTACGTGGCGCTTTTACGGGTGGCTTTCTTAGAGCAGACGATGCCAATGTGAACGGCATAAATGGCAAGCAGGCACCTTTGTCGACTTATCGCAATGCCAACATGAAGGGGCATTTGCTCGAACTTTCTGGCGTATTGGAGTATAATTTCTTCGACTACCATTACCGCAAGGATAAAAGTCACTTTACGCCGTACGTATTTGTCGGCTTGGCAGGATTTTATACCAAAACCACCACCGAAAGCCGTTTCGATAAGAGGCAGGGCAGCCTCTTGAATTTTGCTGTGCCAGCCGGTTTGGGCTTCAAAATAGGGCTATCCGAACATTGGAATCTAGGGCTGGAAGCCGGCGCCCGAAAGACTTTTACCGATCAGATTGACCACCTCAGCGATCAGGATGCGACCTATGCCAATAAGCACGACATGGATTGGTATTTCTACAATGGCGTGAGCATATCGTATACTTTCTTCAAGATTCGTTGCCCCGATCAATATAAGCGTAACCCCAAGCTCTTGAAGTAG
- a CDS encoding DUF6089 family protein: MKHLFAHILTLLLAITLVATEASAQQFSKRKQYNSVGVSLNAMNYFGDIVPKPSIPSFRFAATRPNIGLSFTRRFAPRISARANFAYGRITGDDAKAADQNDPDARFRYNRNMNFRNDILELSAVGIFDLIENRNNYLRRPDLVPYVFAGVAVFHHNPKGLVGSDGPSSQGEYVALQPLGTEGQRVAGGGGTYNLTQFSIPFGGGVRYKINKQFDIALEIGWRKTFTDYLDDVSKNYTAAANLPTPLAQYFGRDITRKDQGIDFASFTSPSERRGKSNEKDWYIVTGIHVNYILAPRVKSPKFR, from the coding sequence ATGAAGCATCTTTTCGCTCACATCTTGACTCTGCTTCTGGCGATAACGCTGGTAGCCACCGAGGCGAGTGCTCAACAATTCAGTAAGCGTAAGCAGTATAACTCCGTAGGGGTCAGCCTGAACGCAATGAACTACTTCGGTGACATTGTGCCGAAACCGAGCATTCCTAGCTTTCGGTTTGCCGCTACCCGCCCCAATATTGGTCTAAGTTTCACCCGGCGTTTTGCCCCCCGTATCTCGGCCCGTGCCAATTTCGCCTATGGTCGTATAACCGGCGATGATGCTAAAGCTGCTGATCAAAACGATCCGGACGCTCGTTTCCGTTACAACCGGAACATGAACTTCCGCAACGACATCCTTGAGTTATCGGCCGTAGGTATTTTCGATCTGATCGAAAACCGCAACAATTACCTGCGTCGCCCAGACCTGGTTCCTTATGTATTTGCTGGTGTAGCCGTATTTCACCACAATCCTAAAGGTCTAGTAGGTAGCGATGGGCCTAGCAGCCAAGGCGAATACGTAGCGCTTCAGCCCTTGGGCACTGAAGGCCAGCGTGTAGCAGGCGGAGGCGGCACCTACAACCTCACACAGTTTTCTATTCCTTTTGGTGGTGGCGTACGCTACAAAATCAACAAGCAATTTGACATTGCTTTAGAAATCGGCTGGCGCAAAACATTTACCGATTATCTTGACGACGTTAGCAAAAACTACACAGCTGCTGCTAACCTACCTACCCCGCTGGCTCAGTATTTTGGCCGCGATATCACAAGAAAAGACCAAGGCATCGACTTTGCTTCGTTCACGAGTCCAAGCGAGCGTCGGGGTAAGAGCAATGAAAAAGACTGGTACATCGTTACGGGTATCCACGTTAACTATATTCTCGCCCCCCGCGTTAAAAGCCCTAAATTCCGCTAG
- a CDS encoding NAD kinase, producing MKIAILGKPFNEETLPFVQTLLDDLIGRRAEVLIAESFRTYLDNRLRLPEGTGTFRRGDSLRGVQFVLSIGGDGTLLDTVTYVGSLQIPILGINAGRLGFLATITPGHISHALDALFKGHFVIEERSLIRVDTDPDVFGGINFGLNEFSILKRDTSSMIVVHTYIDGEYLNSYWADGLIVATPTGSTGYSLSCGGPVMLPQTNNFIIAPVCPHNLNVRPLIVSDRSVISFEIEGRSNNFLLSLDSRSVPVDASVQIAVRRETFNARLVKLNHVNFLSTLRSKLNWGLDRRNPSGLPV from the coding sequence ATGAAAATCGCCATTCTGGGTAAGCCTTTCAATGAAGAAACGCTGCCTTTTGTGCAGACTTTACTCGACGATCTGATCGGACGGCGGGCGGAAGTGCTGATTGCCGAATCGTTTCGCACCTACCTCGACAACCGTCTGCGACTGCCAGAAGGAACAGGTACCTTTCGGCGCGGCGATTCGCTGCGCGGCGTGCAGTTTGTGCTCAGCATCGGCGGCGACGGCACCTTGCTTGATACAGTAACGTACGTCGGCAGCCTACAGATTCCGATCTTGGGAATCAATGCCGGACGGCTAGGCTTTCTGGCCACCATTACGCCCGGTCACATCTCGCATGCCCTCGATGCCTTGTTTAAGGGACACTTTGTAATCGAAGAGCGCAGCCTAATTCGGGTAGATACCGATCCAGATGTTTTTGGAGGCATCAACTTCGGACTCAACGAGTTCTCTATTCTGAAGCGTGATACTTCCTCGATGATTGTGGTGCACACTTACATCGACGGCGAATACCTGAATTCGTACTGGGCAGATGGACTTATCGTGGCAACTCCTACGGGCTCAACCGGATATTCTCTGAGCTGTGGCGGGCCGGTAATGCTGCCCCAAACAAACAATTTCATTATCGCTCCCGTATGCCCCCACAATCTGAACGTTCGCCCGCTGATCGTGTCGGACCGAAGTGTGATCTCCTTCGAAATTGAGGGTAGGAGTAACAATTTCTTGCTGTCGCTGGACTCGCGTTCGGTACCCGTTGATGCAAGTGTGCAAATTGCAGTTAGGCGGGAAACCTTCAACGCCCGCTTAGTTAAGCTCAACCATGTAAACTTCCTCAGTACGCTTCGTAGCAAGCTAAATTGGGGGTTAGACCGGCGAAATCCATCGGGGCTGCCGGTATAA